ATACCAGCCCTGCGGCAAGCCTCGAACGTTGGTGGCAATTTAAAACGACAGCATGTTTCTTTTCAAAGTTGAAGACCATTTTAATGTGACAGGACGTGGACTAATTTTAGTTCCTGGTCTGGGTGACAAAAAAGCAAGCGTTGGTGACCCAATAAAAATAATCAGACCAGACCAAACATCCATTCAAACAAGTATCAGAGGCATTGGCTGGAATGAATTTCGTGACATTCTTGTGGAGAATAATTTGACAAAAGAAGATGTTCCAATAGGTTCAGAAATTTGGCTAAACAAGGAACAATGAAAGCTGACATTGATAAATATAGAATCGTTTCAAAAATTTTCGTTGGTACAAATCTCAAATTAGTTTTTCAAAACAATTATGACACAGCCGACAGGAAAATTTTAGAGCTTAAAGAAGTCGTTGGATTTATAGAGAATGTAGAACCTGAGAAACCAATCAAGACTTTAAGACTTGACGAAGAAGGCGGTTCATATAATCTTGACCTGTCGCTTCGGCTACAAAGACCAGAGATTAACAATTTTCCGGAAGTTTTCATTTTTGTCGACACGACTTGTGTGAACTTTTGTTTTAGAGCTGTTGCAAAATTTATAGAGTTTAGAGATTGGACTGAAAAGGACAAATGGCTGCCGTGACAAAACTGCCACCAACATGGGGTTTGCTGCTATGCTGGCTGACGAATATACCCTCAACTTTTTGTTCACTATCAGCAGCGGTTCGGTCAGACGTAATTCTATTCGGCTTTAGTTCTTATCTTCATCATAATTAATTCTATTGGGCTGCGGTTCCGGGCTGGACGTTATAAAATACCAGCACAGCAGCAAGCCCTTGTCGTTACCTGCCATTATATTGGACACCCTACACACAATGACAAACAATAGCAACAGCAAACTTCTTTGGACATTACCTTATGTTGTTGTGGCGTTCGAACTCTTATTTTCATTTATTGGGCTTTCCGAATTTTACAATGTAAAAATCGCTGGACAAGAATCTGCATATCCGTTCGGACCAATTAATGAAAATCAATGGTACTATCAAAACGCATCGGTTTATGCAAACTATAATCTGACAAGTGGTCTTATGTTTTTAGCAGCTTCAGTGTTGACAGTTTGGGCGACAATTAAAAAAAGCAGAACCCTTGTTATTTTAGGCATTGGTTTGACAATCCTATTTTTCATTGCGGAATTAAATAGCGATAAAGTTCAATAAATGAAATTAAAAAGGGTTTTGCAAATAGTTTCGTTCGGACTTTTATTTTACCTGCTTGCTGACAGTTTTCTGCATTTTGATTTTGTAGCTTCAAAGAACGAAGCTTTTACTTCAATGCAAAAAACAGAGATTGACGCAACTCAAAATATTGACACAGTAAAACAAAAAGCAAAGGATTATCTTGATACAATTCGCCGTGTACACAGAAAGCATTCAGATAAAGCAGTAATTAATTTTTGGTCGTTAGTTGGGCTAATCATTACTCAAGCATTTCTCTTTATCAACAAACAACCTAAAAATGCGACCGAGAATAACGGCAGGTAACAAAAGGTTTGCCGCAAGGCTGGCGGACGTAGTAACAATCGGCAGTTTTACTACTATCAGCTAATATCGGGCTTGACCGAATTCTATTTAGCTTTTAGTTGTTAACTTCAACATCATTTTTCAATCGGCTTCAGTTGCCGGGCTGACACAGCAACAATTCCAGCCCTGCGGCAAGCCTCGAACGTAAGCTGTAATTGCCCTCACGACATCAAACCCGTTTTAATTTTTAAAGTTTCAGATGGACAGGACTCAAAAAGTATTTGACATAATAAGATTTACGGCAGGCAAGACACTCTTTTACGGAGCTTCTATAGAGATGCCACAAATCTTGCTTGACACTGGAAATTACACAAAACATACAGATGTAAATTTTCCCTTGGGGCACTCAAGATATGGCGGACCTATCGTTGACCTTCCGCCAGGCATTGAATATCCAAAGGGTTTATTCTTTGCAGCCCAACTTGATTTGTCAAAATTTTCCCCCTTTGACAAATCTGGACTTTTACCAAAGTCAGGACAGGTGCTATTTTTTGCCAACATCAGAAACGACACAGGGAAAGTATTTTATGTTGACACCCCCAACGAAAATTTGATTAGACACATAAAAGAACATGATGACGACTTTTTTTCGGGCAGGCTTGTTGACAAAATATTCGCTGACACAGAAAAATTATCAGAAAGAATTAGAGAACCAGAAGACGATGAAATGGACTATGTAAATAAAGATGGAAAAATTTGGGA
This genomic stretch from Panacibacter microcysteis harbors:
- a CDS encoding DUF1963 domain-containing protein; this encodes MDRTQKVFDIIRFTAGKTLFYGASIEMPQILLDTGNYTKHTDVNFPLGHSRYGGPIVDLPPGIEYPKGLFFAAQLDLSKFSPFDKSGLLPKSGQVLFFANIRNDTGKVFYVDTPNENLIRHIKEHDDDFFSGRLVDKIFADTEKLSERIREPEDDEMDYVNKDGKIWDHTAGSEKSKIFGMFTHCQYGQDEIEKIIFSDKILLLQVGENDFNDEGVFSVLIDKTDLQNKIFDNCEFAWGQS